The nucleotide sequence GCGAAGGGATCACTAAAAACAAATCCGCAGATAGATCCATACTCCTCATCACACATTACCAAAGAATGTTAAATTACGTTACCCCTGATTTCGTTCACGTTTTTGCACAAGGCAAGATCCTTAAAACAGGCGGAAGAGAACTTGCCCTTGAATTGGAAGAAAAAGGATACGATTGGATCCTAAACGGAGCGAACTAAAGGAATGCTTTTGGCGGAATCCATTTCGGAATACATCAAGGAGAAGAAGGAACCTTCCATTCTTACCGAATTCCGTACGAACGCCGAAAAACTTCTGAACTCCGCAACATTTCCCGATTCTTCTCTCGAATCTTGGAGAAAGATTAGTCTTTCTAATTTTAAAATTTCTGAATATACTAAAGTTTGTCCGGATTCTTCCGTAACGGTTTCCGGAAACGCGAAGGTCACCAAATTACAGGATCTTCCTCCTGAAAAACTTTCGGAAGTCCTGAAAAAAACGGCACCTGCTATTTCCTTTTATTCCAAAGAATGGTTTCCACTTTTTGTATTTTCCAGGTTCACTCATGCGTATTATGTACAGCTGGGTTCGGATCCTTCTTCTTTACCTGAGATCAAGGTTGAATGTAAGGATGGAAATATCATTCTTCCACTTTTGATCGTGGATGCTTTTCCGGGAGCCAAGTCCAATTTTCTGGAAAGATGGGAATCTCCGTCTCAGAAAGATCTGGTTCTTATGAGCGGAGTCACCATTCTTCTTACACCTCCTAACGGAGATTTCCAGTATTCTAGTTTGGAAAATTTGGGAGATTCCACTTTTCATTTTAGAGCTACGTACGGGATCCAGGAAAAAGATTCCAAGTTCCATGCGAGTCTTGCTTCTTGGGGCGGATATAAGGGAAAATCATTCTATGATACGAATGTTGCCGGGAAAGGATGTTGGACACGTTATGTGGGTCTTTCTCCTTTAAAAGCGAGAGAATTCCAAGACACTGAAGTCCGTATTCTTCATTCCGAAAGCCATGCACAAAGTTCTATTTTATACCGCACCGTCGTAAGAGAGAAGGCTCACCATGTATTTACAGGGAACCTACATATACCTTCTCACTGCAAAGATGTGGGTGCGATCCAAATCAATAATAACCTTCTGTTAGACAGGACCGCAAGAGCCGAATCCATTCCTAAATTGGAAGTATTTGCTGATAGTGTAAAATGCGAACACGGTGCCACTGTCGGAGAAATAGACGAAGAGCAATTATTCTACTTAGCTTCCCGAGGAATCTCGGAAGAAGAAGCCCGTAAAATGATCGTAGAAGGGTTCTTGAACGAAGTAGTCCGAGAATTTCCATCCGAAACGGTTCGCGAAGAATTATCTTCCATGATAGAATCTAGGATGTTGGGCGAGTAATGGGTGACTTTCAGAGACTGGCTAAACTTTCCGATCTGAAAGAAGGAGAGATATTCGTAGCTGAAACCCGTTACCATAGGGTAGGATTAACTAGACTGGGGAACGAAGTCTGTGCATTTGCGGATCTTTGCACCCATGATGGCGAGGATATTTCAACCGGTGAATTGGAAGGGGACGTAATCGTTTGTCCAAGGCATTCCGCGAAGTTTAATATCCGTACCGGTAAGGTACTTTGTATGCCTGCAGTGGAAGATTTGCCAGTCTATAAGACTAGAATCGTGGGTGACGAAGTCGAAGTGGAATTAGAGGATTGACATGGGGAACCGAGGAGAAGAGAAACTTTGAGTTTTGATCTCGAAAAGATACGAAGAGATTTTCCGATTCTATCTACTCAGATAGGCGGCAAGCCCTTGGTGTTTCTGGACAGCGCCGCCAGTTCTCAAAAGCCTAAGTCCGTCATTGATACCATTCGTAAATATTACGAAGCGGAGAATGCGAACATCCACCGCGGAGTGTATTCTCTTTCCCAAAAGGCCACCGAAAAATACGAGATGGCCCGGATCAAAACTTCCAGATTCATCGGAGCTGCCTGCGCTAAGGTTGTTATATTCACTCGTAATACTACCGAATCCATCAATTTAGTGGCTCAGTCTTGGGGACGCACTAATATCCATGAAGGTGACGAGATCGTACTCACCGAATTAGAGCACCATTCTAATTTGGTTCCTTGGCAGATGTTGGCCCAGGAAAAACAAGCCGTCTTAAAATTTATTCCTCTCAACCAAGATTCCACCTTGGATCTTAGCAATTTGGACGAGGTCATCACTGAAAGAGTAAAGTTAGTCGCTCTTGCTCAAATGTCCAATGTGACCGGCACTATTCACGATCTATCTGCGATCATTCGCAGGGCCAGAGAAGTAGGAGCAAAGGTATTGATAGACGGTGCCCAGGGGATCTGTCATCTTCCCACAAATGTCCAAAAAGAAGATTTTGATTTTTATGCATTCTCCGCTCATAAGATGCTCGGACCGACAGGCGTAGGAGTTCTTTACGCTAAGGAAGAGATCTTAGAAACCATGCCTCCTTGGATGGGAGGAGGAGATATGATCTCCAAGGTTTGGAAGGAAAAGTCCACCTATGCGGATCTTCCTGCAAGATTGGAGGCCGGGACTCCGAATATTTCGGGAGTGATCGGATTTGGAGCTGCTATCGAATATTTGGAATCTGTAGGAATGCAGGAGATCAGAGATCACGAGTTGGAACTCCTACAATATGCCTTGGATCGATTGGAAGATTTCGGCGGTTTGGAACTGTACGGAACAAACGATCTAAGCAAAAGAGGAGGAGTAATTTCCTTCAATTTCCCAGGAGTTCATCCTCACGACGTAGGTTCCATTTTGGATGAAGAAGGGATTGCAATCCGTGTGGGACATCATTGCGCTCAGCCGTTTATGGATTTCAAGGGGATCGCCGGCACTTGCCGCGCTTCTTTCTATCTTTATAATACCAAAGAAGATGTAGATTCTCTTTTGGTAGGTCTAAAGAAAGTGAAGGAGATTTTCGGCCGTGTCCTTAAGCGATAGTCTTTACCAAGAAGTACTACTCGATCATTACCAAAACCCGAGACATCACGGAAAGATGGAACACTCCGATCTTCATGAAGAAGGTGTCAATCCTCTCTGCGGTGATGAGGTGGAACTATTCCTGAAACTGAAAGGAGATATAATCTCCGAGATCAGTTTTGTGGGGAAAGGTTGTTCTATCTCCCAAGCCTCCGCTTCTATGCTTACGGACAGTCTTTACGGTAAAACAATCACCGAAGCAAAAACACTTCTCCACGAATTTAAAGGAATGCTTTTAGAGGATAAGGTCCCAAATTTTTCGGAAGAATATGAAGACCTCGAATCCATGGAAGCGGTAAAGAAGATTCCGGCGCGAATCAAATGTGCCACGCTTGCCTGGAATACTTTGGAAAAAGCGATCGGAAAGTAAAAAAAATTTGGCCAAAAGAGCTTGACTTAGGTGGCCCCGGTGGCTACAATTTTGACATGAGAGCGGTTGGGATCAAAGATCTTAAAAATAATCTAAGTAGCTTTCTGGATTTTGTACGAGGAGGAGAGACTATCCTTATCTTGGACAGAAATCAGCCTATTGCAGAGATCAAAAAATTCGACCAGAAATCGGATCTCACCAAACAATATTTAGAAGAAGCAATCGCTTCTAATTCTATTATTCCCGCGAAAAATCAGAAAGGAATCAATATTCCGAAATCCATTCTGTTAAAAGCTGGAATCAAATATAGAGTCTCTACAGCTTGGAGGGAAGCTTACCGGGCAGACAGGGATTAAATGGTCTTATATATAGATACTAGTCTTCTATTAAATATTCTTTATGCAGAAGCCGGTTACGAAGACCATTTGGATTATTTCAACAGATCGGATCTCAAGTTCGGTTCTATCCTACTTGAGATAGAAAGTTTCAGAAGTTTACATTTCACGTATTCTAAAGAATCCAAACATTTACCTAAAAATTGGTTTAAAGACGCGGAAGGATTCCTGGGCGAGTTCATTTCTCAGATCAATTTAAAAAATCTGGATGACGATGTTTGGACTGAAATCCGAAAGAATAAGGATGTCCTGGAATTAAAATCATTGGATGCAGCTCATTTAGCCACCGCATTGCATATACGAAAGTCTATCTCCGACGAATTGATCCTTTGCTCCATGGACGAAAAATTCAGATCCGTGGCCAAAAAATTGGGTTTTAAATTGTATCCAAAAAAATAAAAATTTCTTCAGATCGCAAGAACTATCAAGCAAGAGTAAAAGTTTAAGCTTAGGATACTGGAAACAGTACCAAGGACTGTAATGGATTTCGTTCAAAAGGCTCTCTGGTTTATAGAAGGTCATTCTAAAGAAAATATTTCTCTAGAAGATGTTGCAAAGAATGCAGGGGTTTCTCCCTTTCATTTGACCCGCTCTTTTTCTTTGACCATGGGAGTTTCTTTGATGAAATATCTGAGAGGACGACGTTTGAGCGAAGCCGCAAAAATATTGGTGGAAAATGGATCCAATATTTTAGATCTCGCTTTGGATGTCGGCTACGGATCTCACGAAGCATTTACTAGAGCTTTTAAGGATCAATTCTCTATCACTCCAGAACAGGTAAAGTCCCAGGGGCATCTTGGTAATGTGAACTTAGTGGAGGCAATTACCTTGAACTCAGAACCAATTCCTAAAATCGATCCGCCCAGATTCGAAACCGTCCCGCCTAGACTATTTGCGGGTATTGTAGAACGTTACGATTGTCAAATGCCTGCAGGTATTCCAAATCAATGGCAAAGTTTCGGAGCATACCTTGGAAATATTCCTTCTCAAGTCGGAGATGCTGCTTACGGAGTTTGTTATAATTTCGATGCAGAAGGTAACTTTGATTATATGTGCGGAGTAGAAGTTTCTTCTTCTTCCGGATTACCTAAAGAATTTCAGATACTTAAGATCCCTGCGCAGAGGTACGCAGTGTTTACTCATAAGGGTCATATTGCCGGGATCAGAGCAACATTTGCCGCTGCAGGCAAATGGTTTCCGGATTCCGGTGCAAAACCTTTTGAGGGTGCAAACCTGGAAAGGTATGGTAAAGAATTTAATCCTGTTACAGGAATGGGAGGAATAGAAATTTGGATCCCGGTGGAGGATTGAACCTTCCTAAAGGCCTTGCGGCTCCTGCTCGCAGGGCTTTGGCAAATAACGGGATCCATTCCTTATCTCAACTTGCGAAATATTCGGAAGAAGAATTGTTGGAATTCCACGGGATCGGCAAGAACGCGATCCTGGTCCTTCGTTCCGCTTTGAAAGAGATCGGAAAGGATTTGAAAGTTTCCTCCTGAAATTCGAAACTATCATTTTCGAATGAAAGAAGTATTTTTCATTTTTTTAAAATTGGGCTTAGTATCCTTCGGTGGACCTACCGCCCACTTAGCTTATTTCTATCAAGAATTCGTAATACGAAAAAAATGGGTTTCGGAAGAGGTTTATAAGGAATTATTAGCGGTTTGCCAATTCCTTCCCGGCCCCGCAAGCAGCCAATTGGGGATCTGTATCGGTACTCTTCGTTCCGGTTGGAAAGCGGGATGCGCGGCTTGGGTCGGATTTACCTTACCTTCTGTCTTATTGATGGTCGGTTTTGGAATTTTATTAAAATCGAATATAGTTCCTGATCTGAAATGGGTCCATGGTCTGAAATTGGTCGCCACTGCGGTTGTAGCTCATGCGATCTTGACCATGTGGAAAAATTCCAAAAGTCATCCTTACAAGATCTATTTGGTCGTCGGTTCCGCGATACTGACATTGGTATTTTCAAATGCATTTATCCAACTGATCGTAATTTTGATCGGTGGATTGATCGGATTTTTTCTATTTAAAGAAGAATCGGATCTTCCTCAGATTTCTGTCTCCTTCTCCATTCCGAAACGGGTCGCATTTTGGTCCCTGGGAATTTTCTTTCTTCTTCTTTTCTTATTACCATTATTAAGGTCATTCTTCGGTTCGTTTCCTTTTACGATCTCTGATTCATTTTATAGATCGGGCGCCCTAGTTTTCGGCGGAGGACATGTGGTCCTTCCTTTATTGGAAAACGAAGTAGTAAGACAAGGTTGGATCGGAAAAGAAGAATTCCTAGCAGGATATGGGGCCGCTCAAGCGATGCCTGGTCCTTTGTTTACGTTCGCTTCTTATTTAGGTTTTATGATCTTTGGG is from Leptospira sp. WS58.C1 and encodes:
- the sufU gene encoding Fe-S cluster assembly sulfur transfer protein SufU; translation: MSLSDSLYQEVLLDHYQNPRHHGKMEHSDLHEEGVNPLCGDEVELFLKLKGDIISEISFVGKGCSISQASASMLTDSLYGKTITEAKTLLHEFKGMLLEDKVPNFSEEYEDLESMEAVKKIPARIKCATLAWNTLEKAIGK
- a CDS encoding non-heme iron oxygenase ferredoxin subunit, translated to MGDFQRLAKLSDLKEGEIFVAETRYHRVGLTRLGNEVCAFADLCTHDGEDISTGELEGDVIVCPRHSAKFNIRTGKVLCMPAVEDLPVYKTRIVGDEVEVELED
- a CDS encoding type II toxin-antitoxin system Phd/YefM family antitoxin; this translates as MRAVGIKDLKNNLSSFLDFVRGGETILILDRNQPIAEIKKFDQKSDLTKQYLEEAIASNSIIPAKNQKGINIPKSILLKAGIKYRVSTAWREAYRADRD
- the chrA gene encoding chromate efflux transporter — encoded protein: MKEVFFIFLKLGLVSFGGPTAHLAYFYQEFVIRKKWVSEEVYKELLAVCQFLPGPASSQLGICIGTLRSGWKAGCAAWVGFTLPSVLLMVGFGILLKSNIVPDLKWVHGLKLVATAVVAHAILTMWKNSKSHPYKIYLVVGSAILTLVFSNAFIQLIVILIGGLIGFFLFKEESDLPQISVSFSIPKRVAFWSLGIFFLLLFLLPLLRSFFGSFPFTISDSFYRSGALVFGGGHVVLPLLENEVVRQGWIGKEEFLAGYGAAQAMPGPLFTFASYLGFMIFGLSGAILSTVFVFLPSFLLVFGFFPLWEKIRNYSKMRTVIDAIQFSALGILLSAFCTPVFTSSVYSAYDLFVFVVLFAMMVFLKVPNWLILILGISAPFLNPF
- a CDS encoding cysteine desulfurase; translated protein: MSFDLEKIRRDFPILSTQIGGKPLVFLDSAASSQKPKSVIDTIRKYYEAENANIHRGVYSLSQKATEKYEMARIKTSRFIGAACAKVVIFTRNTTESINLVAQSWGRTNIHEGDEIVLTELEHHSNLVPWQMLAQEKQAVLKFIPLNQDSTLDLSNLDEVITERVKLVALAQMSNVTGTIHDLSAIIRRAREVGAKVLIDGAQGICHLPTNVQKEDFDFYAFSAHKMLGPTGVGVLYAKEEILETMPPWMGGGDMISKVWKEKSTYADLPARLEAGTPNISGVIGFGAAIEYLESVGMQEIRDHELELLQYALDRLEDFGGLELYGTNDLSKRGGVISFNFPGVHPHDVGSILDEEGIAIRVGHHCAQPFMDFKGIAGTCRASFYLYNTKEDVDSLLVGLKKVKEIFGRVLKR
- a CDS encoding PIN domain-containing protein, with translation MVLYIDTSLLLNILYAEAGYEDHLDYFNRSDLKFGSILLEIESFRSLHFTYSKESKHLPKNWFKDAEGFLGEFISQINLKNLDDDVWTEIRKNKDVLELKSLDAAHLATALHIRKSISDELILCSMDEKFRSVAKKLGFKLYPKK
- a CDS encoding AraC family transcriptional regulator, encoding MDFVQKALWFIEGHSKENISLEDVAKNAGVSPFHLTRSFSLTMGVSLMKYLRGRRLSEAAKILVENGSNILDLALDVGYGSHEAFTRAFKDQFSITPEQVKSQGHLGNVNLVEAITLNSEPIPKIDPPRFETVPPRLFAGIVERYDCQMPAGIPNQWQSFGAYLGNIPSQVGDAAYGVCYNFDAEGNFDYMCGVEVSSSSGLPKEFQILKIPAQRYAVFTHKGHIAGIRATFAAAGKWFPDSGAKPFEGANLERYGKEFNPVTGMGGIEIWIPVED
- a CDS encoding DNA-directed RNA polymerase subunit alpha C-terminal domain-containing protein; this encodes MNLPKGLAAPARRALANNGIHSLSQLAKYSEEELLEFHGIGKNAILVLRSALKEIGKDLKVSS
- a CDS encoding SufB/SufD family protein → MLLAESISEYIKEKKEPSILTEFRTNAEKLLNSATFPDSSLESWRKISLSNFKISEYTKVCPDSSVTVSGNAKVTKLQDLPPEKLSEVLKKTAPAISFYSKEWFPLFVFSRFTHAYYVQLGSDPSSLPEIKVECKDGNIILPLLIVDAFPGAKSNFLERWESPSQKDLVLMSGVTILLTPPNGDFQYSSLENLGDSTFHFRATYGIQEKDSKFHASLASWGGYKGKSFYDTNVAGKGCWTRYVGLSPLKAREFQDTEVRILHSESHAQSSILYRTVVREKAHHVFTGNLHIPSHCKDVGAIQINNNLLLDRTARAESIPKLEVFADSVKCEHGATVGEIDEEQLFYLASRGISEEEARKMIVEGFLNEVVREFPSETVREELSSMIESRMLGE